The genome window TTATTTCAGTAACCAGACTTATTTTATTAGCTGGAAAGCCACCTTTATCGGCATGTTCCCGAATCATTTCTTCATTAGGGGCAATATATACACAATAAATTTTGTCATCAGTCACATAACTGTGCTTCCACTGTATTTCCGGTCCCATTTTCCGTAACACATCACAGGATGCATTCGAAATAGCTTTTAACTGCTCCGGCGTTAAATCCCCGGCATTGGGAATCTCCCTTTCAATAACATACTTTGGCATACAAATTAAATTAAAAAGTTAGAATACAATAATTTATAGAAAACCTCTTTGAATCCATTTTAAAAAAACAAACGGAACTAAAGCGGTTTATTCAGAAAGGGGCAGTACAGACAATTGCTTTTTAAACA of Flavobacterium marginilacus contains these proteins:
- a CDS encoding DUF4242 domain-containing protein, with protein sequence MPKYVIEREIPNAGDLTPEQLKAISNASCDVLRKMGPEIQWKHSYVTDDKIYCVYIAPNEEMIREHADKGGFPANKISLVTEIIDPVTAE